A part of Oncorhynchus masou masou isolate Uvic2021 chromosome 30, UVic_Omas_1.1, whole genome shotgun sequence genomic DNA contains:
- the LOC135522522 gene encoding transcription initiation factor TFIID subunit 12-like, whose translation MTQCHPLSNHTNFFTVKAEASSTLPLATSMANSNSAAAVPGKVMGTPGPAGRISPEGSQVLSKKKLQDLVREIDPNEQLDEDVEEMLLQIADDFIDSVVTAACQLARHRKSNTLEVKDVQLHLERQWNMWIPGYGSDEIRPYKKACTTEAHKQRMALIRKTTKK comes from the exons ATGACCCAGTGCCACCCACTGTCCAACCACACCAACTTCTTCACCGTGAAAGCTGAGGCCTCCTCAACACTACCTCTCGCCACCAGCATGGCCAATAGTAACTCCGCCGCCGCCGTTCCAGGGAAGGTGATGGGCACACCTGGCCCTGCCGGCAGAATCAGCCCAGAAGGAAGTCAG GTGTTGAGTAAAAAGAAGCTGCAGGACCTCGTAAGAGAGATTGACCCCAATGAGCAGCTCGATGAGGATGTGGAGGAG ATGCTGCTGCAGATTGCAGATGACTTCATTGACAGTGTGGTGACGGCTGCCTGTCAGCTGGCCCGCCATCGCAAATCCAACACCTTAGAAGTGAAGGACGTCCAGCTACACCTGG AGCGCCAATGGAACATGTGGATTCCTGGCTATGGTTCAGATGAGATTCGGCCGTACAAGAAGGCTTGTACCACAGAGGCCCACAAACAG